One region of Oncorhynchus mykiss isolate Arlee chromosome 8, USDA_OmykA_1.1, whole genome shotgun sequence genomic DNA includes:
- the LOC110530036 gene encoding BMP/retinoic acid-inducible neural-specific protein 3, whose protein sequence is MSCQGIGLRQVPVLLLWEGVALGLFCCWTWAGVAAAAAGPSDGGGAGPMGWLLSDKGPFHNSLEFTESVERHQQGYTTRYKIYREFGRWKVNSLAVEWRDNSGGLAPPLDPDFMHTVRQLGRRPTLRRITEKIIKKYGTHLLLSATLGGEESLTIFVDKRKLSRDPEQWAGAEGSRHNGTGAMAGAVTLEALHQLAASYFTDRESTLRRLHHLQIASTAIRVTETRTGPLGCSNYDNLDSISSVLVHSPENKIQLQGLQVILPAYLRSRFVQAALSYIGCNSEGQFVCRASDCWCQCGPDFPQCNCPQTDLHALENNLLRLREAWTLANQEFVESEEFQSFVGRLPTHYAVNTSVVEHLWRMDGGLLQRYRQLETTSGLLLDKARRAANKLFSLSKRCRHRPRIVLQRERPLRYWLSYILSLLYCSENDHIGLYSVETRSCSCPYLHPPCQGPVPCSVGEGPRCTSCSTENRTRCSSCNPGFTLGQGLCRPAVPDPTDPYLGLESDRDLQDLELYYLLQHRDPRITLHGIFVSNDVRLNSWFDPSWRKRMLLTLKSNRYKSNRVHMLLGVALQVCLTKNSTLEPALSVFVNPFGGSHSESWTMPIGQHGYPDWERTKLDIPLDCYNWTLTLGNRWKSFFETVHFYLRSRIRDSVPGLAPGPEVRGHRNASTVYLESPEGTVDPVVASSSQNMGYMKINSMQLFGYSMHFDPDTIQDLILQLDYPYTQGSQDSALLQLVEIRYRVNRLSPPGAQPMDLFSCLLRHRLKLSSSEVTRILASLQAFSARQPNSVEYEATKLCS, encoded by the exons ATGAGCTGCCAGGGTATCGGTCTTAGACAGGTGCCTGTGCTGCTCTTATGGGAGGGGGTCGCTCTGGGCCTGTTCTGCTGCTGGACTTGGGCTGGGGTTGCTGCCGCCGCGGCCGGACCCAGTGATGGCGGTGGTGCTGGGCCCATGGGCTGGCTGCTGTCGGACAAAGGGCCCTTCCACAATTCCCTGGAGTTCACGGAGTCTGTGGAGAGACACCAGCAAGGCTACACCACCAGATACAAGATCTACAG GGAGTTTGGCAGATGGAAGGTCAACAGCCTGGCGGTGGAATGGCGTGACAACAGTGGCGGCCTGGCTCCGCCCCTCGACCCTGACTTCATGCACACGGTCAGGCAGCTTGGGAGGCGGCCCACACTCCGCAGGATCACTGAGAAAATCATCAAGAAGTACGGGACTCACCTCCTACTGTCCGCCACGCTGGGAG GGGAGGAGTCCTTGACGATATTTGTGGATAAGAGGAAGCTAAGCCGCGACCCGGAACAATGGGCTGGAGCTGAGGGCAGCAGACACAATGGTACGGGGGCCATGGCAGGGGCGGTGACCCTGGAGGCCCTTCACCAGCTGGCTGCCTCCTACTTCACCGACAGGGAGAGCACTCTGCGCCGGCTCCACCACCTCCAGATTGCCTCCACTGCCATCAGG GTGACTGAAACCAGGACGGGCCCGCTTGGATGCAGTAACTATGACAACCTTGACTCTATCAGCTCAGTACTGGTCCACAGTCCAGAAAACAAGATCCAGTTACAAG GACTCCAGGTAATTCTACCAGCCTACCTGCGGAGCCGCTTCGTCCAGGCAGCCCTCAGCTACATCGGCTGTAACTCGGAGGGCCAATTTGTTTGCAGGGCCAGTGACTGCTGGTGCCAGTGCGGCCCGGACTTCCCACAGTGCAACTGTCCACAGACGGACCTCCATGCCCTGGAGAACAACCTACTGCGCCTCAGGGAGGCTTGGACACTGGCCAACCAGGAGTTTGTGGAATCAG aGGAGTTCCAAAGTTTTGTTGGAAGGTTGCCAACCCATTACGCCGTGAACACATCTGTCGTGGAGCACTTGTGGAGGATGGATGGGGGTCTGCTCCAACGCTATAGGCAGCTGGAGACCACGAGTGGCCTGCTCCTTGACAAAGCACGTCGCGCCGCTAACAAGCTCTTCAGTCTTAGCAAGAGATGCCGCCATCGGCCCAGGATAGTGCTGCAGAGGGAGAG ACCCCTTCGCTACTGGCTGAGCTACATCCTGTCCCTTCTGTACTGCAGTGAGAATGACCACATCGGCCTGTACTCTGTGGAGACCCGCAGCTGCTCCtgcccctacctccacccccccTGCCAGGGCCCCGTCCCCTGCTCAGTAGGAGAGGGCCCCCGCTGCACCTCCTGTTCCACTGAGAACCGCACCCGCTGCTCCAGCTGCAACCCGGGCTTTACCCTGGGCCAGGGGCTGTGCCGACCCGCCGTGCCTGACCCCACggacccctacctgggcttggaGAGCGACCGCGACCTCCAGGACCTGGAGCTGTACTACCTGCTCCAGCACCGGGACCCGCGCATCACCTTGCACGGCATCTTCGTCAGCAACGACGTTCGCCTCAACTCCTGGTTTGACCCGTCGTGGCGGAAGAGGATGCTGCTGACCTTGAAGAGCAACCGCTACAAGTCCAACCGTGTGCACATGCTCCTGGGGGTGGCGCTCCAGGTGTGCCTGACCAAGAACAGCACGCTGGAGCCTGCGCTGTCCGTGTTTGTCAACCCATTCGGGGGCAGCCACTCGGAGAGCTGGACCATGCCCATCGGCCAGCACGGCTACCCCGACTGGGAGCGGACCAAGCTGGATATCCCCCTGGACTGCTACAACTGGACCTTGACGCTGGGCAACCGGTGGAAGAGCTTTTTCGAGACAGTGCATTTCTACCTGAGGAGCCGCATTAGGGATTCGGTGCCAGGATTGGCTCCAGGGCCAGAGGTTAGGGGACACAGGAACGCTAGTACAGTGTACCTGGAATCCCCAGAGGGCACCGTGGACCCAGTGGTAGCATCTTCATCCCAGAACATGGGCTACATGAAAATCAACAGCATGCAGCTGTTTGGATACAGCATGCACTTTGACCCGGACACCATCCAGGACCTGATCTTGCAGCTGGACTACCCGTACACTCAGGGATCCCAGGACTCGGCCCTGCTGCAGCTGGTGGAGATCCGCTACAGGGTCAACCGACTCTCTCCTCCAGGGGCTCAACCGATGGACCTGTTCTCATGTCTGCTCCGTCACAGACTGAAACTGTCCAGCTCTGAAGTGACCAGAATACTGGCTTCCTTACAGGCTTTCAGTGCCAGACAACCAAACTCTGTGGAGTACGAAGCAACCAAACTATGTAGTTAA